In one window of Azoarcus olearius DNA:
- a CDS encoding DUF802 domain-containing protein: MNRTACAAAFVVGLVVVGWVGYGYLGGSPLALTMTALIAAVYVAGATEMLRFQRATAALQRALADIPPQVADPAAWIATLPPRLHNAVRLRLEGERVALPGPTVTPYLIGLLVLLGMLGTFLGMVVTLNGAVVALESTTDLQTIRAALAAPVKGLGVAFGTSVAGVAASAMLGLITTLCRRARQQAAHLLDARIATALRPFSRAHQRDEGFKAMQQQARLLPELVDALGTLMAQLERRSGEAEQRLAAEQARFHREAREAYTELAAAVGRSLQASLSESARLAGETIKPVVDTTMAGIARETAALQARVADAVQAQLDGAGARFDSAVTRVTASWTAALEQHQRANAAVGTQIEAALGAHAERVDQHSAALLASVAQAHDALRGELATTAARLTDDTAALHARLAAGTERHLDALATRFDAAVSAVSETWTRALADHERSGSALIERLDGALGAFAGRFDDRAGALLAEVAERSASLQAALASQEEARLAAQRAALAELAGSLQQRWAEAGADSEARQQRICQTLDDTARALVAETKAQASGTLAEVGALMERAAEAPRAAAEVIGELRKELSASVARDNELLAERSRIMETLRALLDAINHASTEQRSAIDALVASSAAALEQAGTRFGDTVATESSRMADAAGLLAGGAAEVASLGEAFQLALRLFGESSTQLMESLQRIEGALDKSMARSDEQLAYYVAQAREIIDLSIGSQQQIVDDLRRLSAPALAGGV; this comes from the coding sequence ATGAACAGAACCGCCTGCGCGGCGGCCTTTGTCGTGGGTCTGGTGGTCGTCGGCTGGGTCGGATACGGCTACCTCGGCGGCAGTCCGCTGGCGCTGACGATGACCGCGCTGATCGCCGCCGTATACGTGGCGGGCGCGACGGAGATGCTGCGCTTCCAGCGCGCCACCGCGGCGCTGCAGCGGGCCCTGGCCGACATCCCGCCGCAAGTCGCCGACCCCGCGGCGTGGATCGCCACGCTGCCGCCCAGGTTGCACAACGCGGTGCGGCTGCGGCTGGAGGGTGAGCGCGTCGCGCTGCCCGGCCCCACCGTCACGCCCTACCTGATCGGCCTGCTGGTGCTGCTCGGCATGCTCGGCACCTTCCTCGGCATGGTGGTCACGCTCAACGGCGCGGTCGTCGCGCTCGAGAGCACCACCGACCTGCAGACCATCCGTGCCGCGCTGGCCGCGCCGGTGAAGGGGCTGGGCGTGGCCTTCGGCACCTCGGTGGCCGGGGTCGCGGCGTCCGCGATGCTGGGGCTGATCACCACGCTGTGCCGGCGCGCGCGCCAGCAGGCCGCGCATCTGCTCGATGCGCGCATCGCCACCGCGCTGCGGCCGTTCTCGCGCGCCCATCAGCGCGACGAGGGCTTCAAGGCGATGCAGCAGCAGGCTCGCCTGCTGCCCGAACTGGTCGACGCGCTCGGCACGCTGATGGCACAGCTGGAGCGCCGCAGCGGCGAAGCGGAGCAGCGCCTGGCGGCCGAGCAGGCGCGCTTTCACCGCGAGGCGCGCGAGGCCTACACCGAGCTGGCGGCCGCGGTCGGCCGCAGCCTGCAGGCCAGCCTGAGCGAGAGCGCGCGGCTGGCGGGCGAGACGATCAAGCCGGTGGTCGACACCACGATGGCCGGCATCGCGCGCGAAACCGCCGCGCTGCAGGCACGCGTGGCCGATGCCGTCCAGGCCCAGCTCGACGGCGCGGGCGCCCGCTTCGACAGTGCGGTGACCCGCGTGACCGCCAGCTGGACCGCCGCGCTGGAGCAGCACCAGCGCGCCAATGCCGCGGTCGGCACGCAGATCGAGGCCGCGCTCGGCGCCCATGCCGAGCGCGTCGACCAGCACAGCGCCGCGCTGCTGGCCTCGGTGGCGCAGGCCCACGACGCGCTGCGCGGCGAACTCGCCACCACCGCGGCGCGCCTCACCGACGATACCGCCGCGCTGCACGCGCGGCTCGCGGCGGGCACCGAGCGACATCTCGATGCTCTCGCCACCCGCTTCGACGCGGCGGTGAGCGCGGTCAGCGAAACCTGGACACGCGCGCTGGCGGACCACGAGCGCAGCGGCAGTGCGCTGATCGAGCGGCTGGACGGCGCCCTGGGCGCCTTCGCCGGCCGCTTCGATGACCGCGCCGGCGCGCTGCTGGCGGAGGTGGCCGAACGCAGCGCCAGCCTGCAGGCCGCGCTCGCCAGCCAGGAGGAAGCCCGCCTGGCGGCGCAACGCGCGGCGCTTGCGGAGCTGGCCGGATCCCTGCAGCAGCGTTGGGCCGAGGCCGGCGCCGACAGCGAAGCACGCCAGCAGCGGATCTGCCAGACGCTCGACGACACCGCGCGCGCGCTGGTGGCGGAGACCAAGGCGCAGGCGAGCGGCACCCTCGCCGAAGTGGGGGCGCTGATGGAACGGGCCGCGGAGGCGCCGCGTGCCGCCGCCGAGGTGATCGGCGAACTGCGCAAGGAGCTGTCCGCCAGCGTCGCGCGCGACAACGAACTGCTTGCCGAGCGCAGCCGCATCATGGAAACCCTGCGCGCGCTGCTCGACGCGATCAACCACGCTTCCACCGAACAGCGCAGCGCGATCGACGCGCTGGTGGCGTCCTCCGCCGCGGCGCTGGAACAGGCGGGCACCCGCTTCGGCGACACCGTGGCCACCGAATCCAGCCGCATGGCGGACGCGGCCGGGCTGCTCGCGGGCGGCGCGGCCGAGGTTGCCAGCCTTGGCGAGGCCTTCCAGCTCGCGCTGCGGCTGTTCGGCGAATCCAGCACGCAACTGATGGAAAGCCTGCAGCGCATCGAGGGCGCGCTCGACAAGTCGATGGCGCGCAGCGACGAGCAGCTGGCCTACTACGTCGCCCAGGCGCGCGAGATCATCGACCTGTCGATCGGCTCGCAGCAGCAGATCGTCGATGACCTGCGCCGCCTGTCGGCGCCCGCGCTGGCCGGCGGGGTGTGA
- a CDS encoding ABC transporter permease, whose product MSTPTAVAGARLPLTRLRALWRKETLTLLRDRHALAALFLMPAIFILVMSLALRDAFVPGVQSELAYAVVDLDRSPASQELVERLDRIAVLRAQGVLDDEAAGRSAVADGRLAFALVVPAGFGERLAARQGDEGAPPLRVLADPTVPRAVQSGFEQQVAAEAARLRVLTLLDGLGRKLMVPELRRQVGIDASPRVISEAVRSDAGAAAPPAVVPSSVQQSVPAWLIFSMFFVVVPLSAVFIAERQQGTLQRLATQQVPFGLVLAGKLLPYFVVNQVQAVVMVMVGRWLVPLAGGEALTLPAGAASLVALWLMAAAVSVAAVAWALLIASLTRSSEQATIVGGVGNILMGALGGIMVPKFLMPPEMQTLTQLSPMAWALDGFHRVMLLGDGVAGILPQAATLLCFGLAALAAAILRTGR is encoded by the coding sequence GTGAGCACCCCCACCGCCGTGGCCGGCGCGCGCCTCCCCCTCACCCGCTTGCGCGCCCTGTGGCGCAAGGAAACGCTCACCCTGCTGCGCGACCGCCACGCGCTGGCGGCGCTGTTCCTGATGCCGGCGATCTTCATCCTGGTGATGTCGCTCGCGCTGCGCGACGCCTTCGTGCCCGGCGTGCAGTCCGAACTCGCCTACGCGGTGGTGGACCTCGACCGCAGCCCCGCGTCGCAGGAGCTGGTCGAGCGCCTCGACCGCATCGCGGTGCTGCGGGCGCAGGGCGTGCTGGACGACGAGGCCGCCGGCCGCAGCGCGGTCGCCGACGGCCGGCTGGCCTTTGCGCTGGTGGTGCCGGCCGGCTTCGGCGAGCGGCTTGCCGCACGGCAGGGCGACGAGGGCGCGCCGCCGCTGCGCGTGCTCGCCGACCCGACGGTGCCGCGCGCAGTGCAATCCGGCTTCGAGCAGCAGGTGGCCGCCGAGGCGGCGCGACTGCGCGTGCTGACCCTGCTCGACGGCCTCGGCCGCAAGCTGATGGTGCCGGAGCTGCGCCGCCAGGTGGGCATCGACGCCAGCCCGCGTGTCATCAGCGAAGCGGTGCGCAGCGATGCCGGCGCCGCCGCGCCGCCGGCGGTGGTGCCGTCCTCGGTGCAGCAGAGCGTGCCGGCCTGGCTGATCTTCTCGATGTTCTTCGTCGTGGTGCCGTTGTCGGCGGTGTTCATCGCCGAGCGCCAGCAGGGCACGCTGCAGCGGCTGGCCACCCAGCAGGTGCCGTTCGGCCTCGTCCTCGCCGGCAAGCTGCTGCCGTACTTCGTCGTCAACCAGGTGCAGGCGGTGGTGATGGTGATGGTCGGACGCTGGCTGGTGCCGCTCGCGGGCGGCGAGGCGCTGACGCTGCCGGCGGGTGCCGCCAGCCTCGTCGCGCTGTGGCTGATGGCGGCGGCGGTCAGCGTCGCCGCGGTGGCGTGGGCGCTGCTGATCGCCAGCCTCACCCGCAGCTCGGAACAGGCCACCATCGTCGGCGGCGTCGGCAACATCCTGATGGGCGCGCTCGGCGGCATCATGGTGCCCAAGTTCCTGATGCCGCCGGAGATGCAGACGCTGACCCAGCTGTCGCCGATGGCGTGGGCGCTGGACGGCTTTCACCGCGTGATGCTGCTCGGCGACGGCGTCGCCGGCATCCTGCCGCAGGCCGCCACGCTGCTATGCTTCGGGCTCGCCGCGCTCGCCGCCGCGATTCTCCGAACCGGGCGCTGA
- a CDS encoding BtrH N-terminal domain-containing protein, whose translation MADFQHQHASHCESGVMSAIVRHYGLPFSEPMAFGLASALSFAWLPFVKLGGLPLVAYRMPPKAIIRGLRKPLALDMRFETFRDPARGMARLDELLAQGKVVGLQTSVFWLPYMPEDLRFHFNAHNVLVYGRDAASGDYLLSDPVFEHPVRCTAEDLSRARFARGVLAPKGLLYYPANRPSAPDWGKAIPAAIRKTERIMLKAPLPLIGARGIERAARAVGRLPAQDKDGDVRHSKLFIGHLVRMQEEIGTGGAGFRYLYASFLEEGAELAQRPALKEFSGRLVEIGDRWREFALAAARMIRDRDPLDPPRLAAMLSERAAEERAFFTDLGRAL comes from the coding sequence ATGGCGGACTTCCAGCACCAGCACGCCTCGCACTGCGAAAGCGGGGTCATGAGCGCGATCGTGCGCCACTACGGCCTGCCGTTCTCCGAACCGATGGCCTTCGGCCTCGCCTCGGCGCTGTCCTTCGCCTGGCTGCCCTTCGTCAAGCTCGGCGGCCTGCCGCTGGTGGCCTACCGCATGCCGCCCAAGGCCATCATCCGCGGGCTCAGAAAGCCGCTTGCGCTCGACATGCGCTTCGAAACCTTCCGCGACCCGGCGCGCGGGATGGCGCGGCTGGACGAACTGCTGGCCCAAGGCAAGGTGGTCGGGCTGCAGACCTCGGTGTTCTGGCTGCCCTACATGCCCGAAGACCTGCGCTTTCACTTCAACGCCCACAACGTGCTGGTGTACGGCCGCGACGCCGCCAGCGGCGACTACCTCTTGTCCGACCCGGTGTTCGAGCACCCGGTGCGCTGCACCGCCGAAGACCTCTCCCGCGCGCGCTTCGCCCGCGGCGTGCTGGCGCCCAAGGGCCTGCTCTACTACCCGGCCAACCGGCCGAGCGCGCCCGACTGGGGCAAGGCCATCCCGGCGGCGATCCGCAAGACCGAACGCATCATGCTGAAGGCGCCGCTGCCGCTGATCGGCGCGCGCGGCATTGAACGCGCGGCGCGCGCGGTCGGCCGCCTGCCGGCGCAGGACAAGGACGGCGACGTTCGCCACAGCAAGCTCTTCATCGGCCACCTCGTGCGCATGCAGGAAGAAATCGGCACCGGCGGCGCCGGCTTCCGCTACCTCTACGCCTCCTTCCTCGAAGAAGGCGCGGAACTCGCGCAGCGCCCGGCGCTGAAGGAGTTCTCGGGCCGGCTGGTGGAGATCGGCGACCGCTGGCGCGAATTCGCGCTCGCCGCCGCGCGCATGATCCGCGACCGCGATCCGCTCGACCCGCCCCGGCTGGCGGCGATGCTGTCCGAGCGCGCCGCCGAGGAGCGTGCCTTCTTCACCGACCTCGGCCGCGCGCTCTAG
- a CDS encoding ABC transporter ATP-binding protein, with protein MLRARDLTYRYRPEQPPALDGVSLDVPAGSLFGLLGPNGAGKTTLISLVAGLLAPQGGSLEYDGRPLAGARRAQPNAIALVPQDHAFYPTLTVAENLDFFAGVQGLGGALARQRVGAALAFGQLDSYAKRRAGELSGGLKRRLNLAIGLLADPQLLLLDEPTVGVDPQSRHFLLDAIRELRTAGKTVIYTSHYMDEVEALCEQVAIVDHGRVLVQGTLAEVLRDTEPVLTLQLDRPLPAALAAAWTARHPGLEIDAAAVRVPGATAAELPALLAELATAGCTPHSLGYGEQNLEQVFMRLTQRSLRD; from the coding sequence ATGCTGCGCGCCCGCGACCTCACCTACCGCTACCGGCCGGAGCAGCCGCCGGCGCTGGACGGCGTGTCGCTGGACGTCCCGGCCGGCAGCCTGTTCGGCCTGCTCGGCCCCAACGGCGCCGGCAAGACCACGCTGATCTCGCTGGTGGCCGGCCTGCTCGCGCCGCAGGGCGGCAGCCTGGAATACGACGGCCGGCCGCTCGCCGGGGCACGCCGCGCCCAGCCCAACGCCATCGCACTGGTGCCGCAGGACCATGCCTTTTACCCGACGCTGACCGTCGCCGAGAACCTCGACTTCTTCGCCGGCGTGCAGGGGCTGGGCGGCGCGCTCGCGCGCCAGCGGGTCGGCGCGGCGCTCGCGTTCGGCCAGCTCGACAGCTATGCGAAGCGGCGCGCCGGCGAACTCTCCGGCGGCCTCAAGCGCCGCCTTAACCTCGCCATCGGCCTGCTTGCCGACCCGCAGCTGCTGCTGCTCGACGAGCCCACCGTCGGCGTCGACCCGCAGTCGCGCCACTTCCTGCTCGACGCCATCCGCGAACTGCGCACCGCCGGCAAGACGGTGATCTACACCAGCCACTACATGGACGAGGTGGAGGCGCTGTGCGAACAGGTCGCCATCGTCGACCACGGCCGGGTGCTGGTGCAGGGCACGCTCGCCGAGGTGCTGCGCGACACCGAGCCGGTGCTGACCCTGCAGCTCGACCGCCCGCTCCCTGCGGCGCTCGCCGCCGCCTGGACCGCACGCCACCCCGGGCTGGAAATCGACGCCGCCGCGGTACGCGTGCCCGGCGCCACCGCCGCCGAACTGCCCGCCCTGCTCGCCGAACTCGCCACCGCCGGCTGCACCCCGCACAGCCTGGGCTATGGCGAGCAGAACCTGGAGCAGGTGTTCATGCGGCTGACCCAGCGCTCGCTGCGCGACTGA
- a CDS encoding OmpA family protein: protein MDEIDGGIEHAAPVWAVFADLMSGLLGAFVLILVGVLGVQMELASSLEAEVQKRRVEEQRREALEKALAVPLASGRVTLANGRIGISGSVLFALNSDELQPDGRQLLKSLAPPLAAYLASHDEMLMVSGFTDDRPVRDSNRQFADNWELSAQRALTVTRVLVEEGVPSAAVFAAAFGQEQPVASNADADGRARNRRVEMAPVPRSAKAAGADRG, encoded by the coding sequence ATGGACGAGATCGACGGCGGCATCGAGCACGCCGCCCCGGTGTGGGCGGTGTTCGCCGATCTGATGTCGGGCCTGCTGGGCGCCTTCGTGCTGATCCTGGTGGGCGTGCTCGGGGTGCAGATGGAGCTGGCGAGCAGCCTGGAAGCCGAGGTGCAGAAGCGCCGCGTGGAGGAGCAGCGGCGCGAGGCGCTGGAGAAGGCGCTCGCGGTGCCGCTCGCCTCGGGCCGCGTCACGCTGGCCAACGGCCGCATCGGCATCAGCGGCAGCGTGCTGTTCGCGCTCAACTCCGACGAACTGCAGCCGGACGGACGCCAGCTGCTGAAGAGCCTGGCCCCGCCGCTGGCGGCCTACCTCGCCAGCCATGACGAGATGCTGATGGTGAGCGGCTTCACCGACGACCGCCCGGTGCGCGACAGCAACCGCCAGTTTGCCGACAACTGGGAACTCTCGGCCCAGCGCGCGCTGACGGTGACACGGGTGCTGGTGGAGGAGGGCGTACCGTCGGCCGCGGTCTTTGCGGCGGCGTTCGGGCAGGAGCAGCCGGTGGCTTCCAACGCCGACGCCGACGGCCGCGCGCGCAACCGCCGGGTGGAGATGGCGCCGGTGCCCCGCTCGGCCAAGGCGGCTGGCGCGGACCGTGGCTGA
- a CDS encoding beta-ketoacyl synthase N-terminal-like domain-containing protein, with protein MNPAAPPRRAVHVARLGHCSARGHDAPSAAEALLAGADDTATRELLDARHPWFALPLAEKNGWTARARAAVTAVGAQLTAGMDPARVAALPLFIGSSSLQAGAIEAAARAGGCVEMPPDAAAFAADVAAWLGVGSVPWTFSTSCTSGLAALDAAATLIAAGLIDEALVLGFEFANDTTLAGFAGLGILATTPEADGLVLGEAVGGVLLSATPGAAGWRVAACRLGVDGHSPTAPAPDGGVIAQVIAAALADAGLQSTDIALLKPHRGQLASTDAAEAAALQRVFGAAPPPAVALKRQLGHTLGASGLVELGALLAMLDAPAGRARHGSARHLLLNLIGFGGSIAALVLSRSGGQP; from the coding sequence GTGAATCCGGCCGCGCCGCCGCGGCGCGCGGTCCATGTCGCGCGCCTCGGCCATTGCTCCGCGCGCGGGCACGACGCCCCCAGCGCCGCCGAGGCGCTGCTTGCCGGCGCGGACGACACGGCCACGCGCGAGCTGCTCGACGCCCGTCACCCCTGGTTTGCGCTGCCGCTGGCGGAAAAAAACGGCTGGACCGCGCGCGCCCGCGCCGCGGTCACGGCGGTCGGCGCCCAGCTCACCGCCGGCATGGACCCGGCGCGTGTCGCCGCGCTGCCGCTCTTCATCGGCTCGTCCTCGCTGCAGGCCGGCGCGATCGAGGCCGCCGCGCGCGCCGGAGGCTGCGTCGAGATGCCGCCCGATGCCGCCGCCTTTGCGGCGGACGTGGCGGCATGGCTGGGCGTCGGCAGCGTTCCGTGGACCTTCTCCACCAGTTGCACCTCCGGCCTCGCCGCGCTGGACGCCGCCGCGACGCTGATCGCGGCCGGCTTGATCGACGAGGCGCTGGTGCTCGGCTTCGAGTTCGCCAACGACACCACGCTGGCGGGCTTCGCCGGGCTCGGCATTCTCGCCACCACGCCGGAGGCCGACGGCCTGGTGCTGGGCGAGGCGGTCGGCGGCGTGCTGCTCAGCGCCACCCCCGGCGCTGCCGGATGGCGCGTGGCGGCGTGCCGGCTGGGGGTGGACGGCCACTCGCCCACCGCGCCGGCGCCGGACGGCGGCGTGATCGCGCAGGTCATCGCTGCCGCGCTCGCCGACGCCGGGCTGCAAAGCACCGACATCGCGCTGCTGAAGCCGCACCGCGGACAGCTCGCCAGCACGGACGCCGCGGAGGCCGCCGCACTGCAGCGCGTGTTCGGCGCCGCGCCGCCGCCCGCGGTCGCACTCAAGCGCCAGCTCGGCCACACCCTGGGGGCGAGCGGGCTGGTCGAACTCGGCGCGCTGCTCGCCATGCTGGACGCCCCCGCGGGCCGCGCGCGACACGGCAGCGCGCGCCACCTGCTGCTCAACCTGATCGGCTTCGGCGGCAGCATCGCCGCGCTGGTGCTCAGCCGCAGCGGAGGCCAGCCGTGA
- a CDS encoding DUF3348 domain-containing protein translates to MAQGLPRTRFNTSALQRALAGLVVEEPGESRQPFAERLGQWLDFKDALALFSVLDARPGEAATAAAAASPLGAELARVRSTLVQAIGADGASAPGVGRIAAPLPPLDGGPEALADFAPYQRYCLARQRDMQATIATLRGDARAALARHSAALARLAALDAVLEQGLAVRERALLATIPALLAQRFEQLLAAHRAAQPAGTADDPAGWSRPGGWLATFRADLRTVLLAELALRLQPVSGLVEALEGAPAVGA, encoded by the coding sequence ATGGCGCAAGGACTGCCGCGTACGCGTTTCAACACTTCCGCGCTGCAGCGGGCACTGGCCGGGCTGGTGGTCGAAGAGCCGGGCGAATCCCGCCAGCCCTTTGCCGAGCGGCTGGGGCAGTGGCTCGACTTCAAGGATGCGCTGGCGCTGTTCTCGGTGCTCGACGCGCGCCCGGGCGAGGCGGCCACCGCTGCGGCTGCCGCATCCCCGCTGGGGGCGGAGCTGGCGCGCGTGCGCAGCACGCTGGTGCAGGCGATCGGCGCCGACGGCGCCTCCGCGCCGGGCGTGGGGCGCATCGCGGCGCCGCTGCCGCCGCTGGACGGCGGTCCCGAGGCGCTGGCTGATTTCGCGCCCTACCAGCGCTACTGTCTCGCCCGCCAGCGCGACATGCAGGCGACGATCGCGACACTGCGGGGCGATGCCCGCGCCGCCCTCGCCCGCCATTCCGCGGCGCTGGCGCGGCTGGCGGCGCTCGATGCGGTGCTGGAGCAGGGGCTGGCCGTGCGCGAACGCGCCTTGCTCGCCACCATCCCCGCCCTGCTGGCGCAGCGTTTCGAGCAGTTGCTGGCCGCACATCGCGCGGCACAACCCGCCGGCACGGCGGACGACCCGGCGGGCTGGAGCCGGCCGGGCGGCTGGCTGGCGACGTTCCGGGCCGATCTGCGCACCGTGCTGCTCGCCGAGCTGGCGCTGCGTCTGCAGCCGGTCAGCGGCCTGGTGGAAGCGCTGGAGGGCGCGCCGGCGGTCGGTGCGTGA
- a CDS encoding DUF2894 domain-containing protein, with the protein MAEAETTTVAADGASAQTLIEALRARGAARFDAVGFRFLDALAARLAGLDGAARQRLESRLAEAAAALGERMDAAAREAEACCAAAAARFPAAAAALAEDLAAGDFTALRRRIAALEAGPAPGPLGELVARLQRPAADAPEAATEPGGAPAELRSLRRFRRTWSRLSTEQQLAGAFAQAPENAGPLNAHFLVLRALTRMRDLAPAYLEQFVSYANTLLWLEQVEAGRAAAQKPGARAERGRKRKPAAGGAS; encoded by the coding sequence GTGGCTGAGGCCGAAACCACTACCGTGGCGGCGGACGGCGCCAGCGCGCAGACCCTGATCGAAGCGCTGCGCGCGCGTGGCGCGGCGCGCTTCGACGCGGTCGGATTCCGTTTCCTTGACGCGCTGGCGGCGCGCCTGGCGGGGCTGGACGGCGCCGCCAGGCAGCGGCTGGAAAGCCGCCTGGCGGAAGCCGCGGCGGCACTGGGCGAGCGGATGGATGCCGCTGCGCGCGAGGCCGAGGCCTGCTGCGCGGCCGCGGCGGCGCGCTTCCCGGCCGCGGCGGCCGCGCTCGCGGAGGACCTGGCGGCGGGCGATTTCACCGCGCTGCGGCGGCGCATTGCCGCGCTGGAAGCCGGGCCGGCCCCCGGCCCGCTTGGCGAACTGGTGGCACGGCTGCAGCGCCCCGCGGCCGATGCGCCGGAGGCCGCCACCGAGCCGGGCGGAGCGCCCGCCGAGCTGCGTTCGCTGCGCCGCTTCCGCCGTACCTGGTCGCGCCTCAGCACCGAACAGCAACTGGCCGGGGCCTTTGCCCAGGCGCCGGAGAACGCGGGGCCGCTCAATGCCCATTTCCTCGTGCTGCGCGCACTGACCCGCATGCGCGACCTCGCTCCGGCCTATCTGGAGCAGTTCGTCTCCTACGCCAACACCTTGCTGTGGCTGGAACAGGTGGAGGCCGGCCGCGCCGCGGCGCAGAAGCCGGGCGCGCGCGCCGAGCGCGGCCGCAAGCGCAAGCCCGCGGCGGGGGGCGCGTCCTAG
- a CDS encoding type II toxin-antitoxin system VapC family toxin, with amino-acid sequence MIYLDTSVLGAIFFREPGAAALVEQLERVRADGLLISAWTLTEMASVGAIKQRTGSIDAALRQQALSNFQRFASAELRTVEVEPADFRTAAVFINCPVALRAGDAVHLAVTRRSGARIASLDRRLGDAADALGIPRFQLA; translated from the coding sequence GTGATCTATCTCGACACCTCGGTGCTGGGCGCCATCTTCTTCCGCGAGCCCGGCGCGGCCGCCCTGGTCGAGCAACTGGAGCGCGTACGCGCCGACGGCCTGCTGATCTCCGCCTGGACGCTGACCGAAATGGCCAGCGTAGGCGCCATCAAGCAACGGACCGGCAGCATCGACGCCGCTCTGCGCCAGCAGGCGCTGTCGAATTTCCAGCGTTTCGCCTCGGCGGAACTCCGCACCGTCGAAGTCGAGCCCGCGGACTTCCGGACCGCCGCGGTATTCATCAACTGCCCGGTGGCATTGCGCGCCGGCGATGCCGTGCACCTGGCCGTCACCCGCCGCAGCGGCGCACGCATTGCCAGTCTGGATCGACGTCTGGGCGATGCGGCGGATGCGCTCGGCATCCCCCGATTCCAGCTGGCGTGA
- a CDS encoding type II toxin-antitoxin system Phd/YefM family antitoxin — MKTATIADAKTHLSSLIADIEAGEDVVITRRGRAVARLVAEPAAEEFGWAALKSWVAEEATTGLSVADMRERDLL; from the coding sequence ATGAAAACCGCCACCATTGCCGACGCCAAAACCCACCTCTCCTCGCTGATCGCCGATATCGAAGCGGGCGAAGACGTCGTGATCACCCGCCGCGGCAGGGCGGTCGCCCGCCTGGTGGCTGAGCCTGCTGCGGAAGAATTCGGCTGGGCGGCGCTCAAGTCCTGGGTGGCGGAAGAGGCCACGACGGGATTGAGCGTGGCCGACATGCGCGAACGCGACCTGCTGTGA
- a CDS encoding phosphopantetheine-binding protein — protein sequence MTALTHELKVLIVDACDKACDPATISDDEILFGPEAPLALDSLDALQVSMALQKKYGVRLTDSKETRRILASVANLAAFLQAQGKTGTSA from the coding sequence ATGACTGCACTGACACACGAACTCAAGGTGCTGATCGTCGACGCCTGCGACAAGGCCTGCGATCCCGCCACGATCAGCGACGACGAAATCCTGTTCGGCCCCGAGGCCCCGCTTGCGCTCGACTCGCTCGATGCGCTGCAGGTCTCGATGGCGCTGCAGAAGAAGTACGGCGTGCGCCTGACCGACAGCAAGGAAACCCGCCGCATCCTCGCCAGCGTCGCCAACCTCGCCGCCTTCCTGCAGGCGCAGGGCAAGACGGGCACGTCGGCGTGA